ATGGCTAAGTCTTCATTTGTCAAGAGGAAAGCTAAACCGAAAGACCCTTGTGCGAATTGCCGAACTATGGACATCAAGACGACCCCTGTGCtgtttaatactgtatttcttcgattctaagacgcactttttcccctaaagtaacagctctaaaaattgggtgcaccttagattcgatggcgccttagaatcgaagaaatacggtaattacatttgtcgagtctgcagcgggacaggcggggaaagagggtagggggtgaagagagagagagagagaagggagtggagagagaagcggggggggagaggggcaacgtctcggagcatctcaaacgttgccgccaggagccggctgggagggaccccagctccggcaggccagcgagcttccaaagagctcggcctcgcctctgttaaggagatgggaaacggaagaatcacctgagcagtgctggttgggctcgcccgcccaccccctcccgtccatgtgaatggtgcagaccagcttttgaatgcatgtgtggctgtccgttcccaggcaggggacgattggttcctgcttcccattcatgtaacctgcctctatgcgtgtgcgtgtgggtgcgcacgcgtgtgtctgtgtctcgctcgctccctgttcctctccccctccgctgcgtgtatgtaccgtaaaattgctttgctggctgattggagaaatttattttttcttcgaattaaagcttttttcccctgttggtggcactgaaattagtgtgcgccttagattcaatggcgtcttacaatcgaagaaatacggtaacagtTCAGTAGGCAGTCCTTCGATATCCATGGCTTCACGGGTGTTTTTAATACTATGTATCAATTAAGATACTCTCTCCCTCTAGCCCATTCCTCTCTCTTCCATCTCAACCCCACTGTATACCGTACATTAGCATCAGCCCACAGGAATGCATATTTCAATGCCTCTTTGTACGGGCAAGACGCTTTCACGGAAAAGCCTAGAGGCACAACTGTTGTGTAGCCGGTTACGGCAGCACATCCTTCAACGCCAACTCTACTTATCCACCCCCATTATCAACAGGAGCAACCGCGGCCATCGCCATGGCCCCTGCTCCGTTTGGTAGAAGAAGCGCTTCACCCTGAACACGCCACGAACGGAAGACAGAACGCTGCCGTGACCCTAAGCGGGCGTCGTTTTGCaaaacctcctcctccaccaccaccgtcAGAAATAAATCAACAAAATGAGAACCTACCGTTCATCCCATTGTAGAGGCCCCTGTGGTGGGGCGATAGCTCATCCGCAACTTGCCTCCTTAAGGTGCCttccctgctgccgccgcccaagTGTTTGAGGTGTTCCGGACTTCCCCCATAGTGCTGTTTGAGGTGCTCGGGGCTGGTGCCCCTCACTTTCGGGAGGTGTTCTGTGCTCCCGCTCAGGGTGTGTTTTTGAAGCAGCTCGGGGCTacccccaccgccgccgccgctgctgtgcTTCTGAGGCTCCGGGCTGCTGCCGGGCCTATGTTTCTGAAAATGTTCCGGGCTTCCGCTCAACATGTGCTTAGGCAGGGTTTCCGGGCTGCTGCAGCTGTGCTTCTGCTGGTCCGGCGCACCTTTGCCGAGGCTTTTGTGATGCTCTGGGCTCGGCCCTTTCAGATGCTTTTGATGGTCAGGGCTACTGGAAGCCCTGGGTTTGTGCAGGTGCTCGGGGCTGGCGCTTCTATGCTTTTGGTGCTCGGGGCTCCCCTCGCTCCTCGTTTTTTGGAGGTGCTCGGGACTGGAGCTTGGGTGGTGCTTGTGATGGTCGGGGCTATCCGTGCTCCCGGTGCTGGAGGTACTGCTCCCGTCTCCCACGTCCCGCATGAACGTACTGGCGGCGTTCAActggcagaggctggcttggctATCGATGGAGTTCCGGCAGCCGGCCACGCCGCCCTTGTCCTCGTCCAGCAGGACGCAGAGCTCCTTCAGCTCCAAGTTCTCCTTCACCACCTCTTCCTGCCTCACCTCCAGCTCTTTCAGCTTCTGCAAGTATAAGGCCACCTCTTTGTGCATGACGCCGGCGCTGTACCGGCCGAGTCTCTGCCACTCCCGGGAGACCTTTTTGCCTTTCTGCCGATCGTCATCCAAGAAACAGCAAAGGTCTCGCAGCTCCTGGTTGTCTTCCTGCAGTTTCTGATTGATGTCCttcaagagagagagggagtgggggggaaacACCAGATATTACTAAGGAGAGACTCCAGGTACGCATCTACGGACGAGACGCTAGAGCACAAAACAGGGCAATCTTGCAAATTTCTCATTAGCTATTTCCTCCCACGTTCCATTGCCAGCTTGATTTAACGTTGGCAATGATGTATCTATTCAACACCACTCCTGGACTGTTGGGTGTTCCGGACATGAATTGccacccaccagttgaagaccactgttttagactacaactcccacaattcccaacTATtcatcatgctgactggggctgatggagttgaaGTTGCAAACACctggaaaacaccaggttggggaaggctgaggtgaAGCTATGCAGACATAAATCCCTCCATCCTCAATGGCTCCAACTCAGTCCTATAGGAGAAAGTAAACTGGCTAAAACCTGGACTCACCAAAGTTGAAATGAAAAAGTAAAGTTGGCATGAGAAAGCAAACAGGCTGACACCTATGTCCCTATACTTTGGTCCATGGAACAGACTCTTGGCGCCCTGTGCCCAGACGGCCGTGCGACATCCGGGAAGTGAAGAGGAACGTCACACCCGTTGCAgccgctattttttttaaaaaaaacaacatagGAGTGCAATTGTCCTGAAGCGAAATGTAAGTTCAAAATGtaagtttggaggatggcaacaagggagagggccttttcagtggttgccccccgactgtggaatgatcttcccgatgaggctcgcgtggcgccaacattgttatcttttcggcgccaggtcaagacttttctcttctcccgggcattttaacagcatttaacaacgctaagtttgtttttaatggaccccagaattgttgtttttaaatggatcctgttgtttttatactgtttttatgtttttaaaattttgtatacttctaatgtttactattttaaattgttgtaaaccgcccagagagcttcggctgtggggcggtatataaatgtaataaaataaataaaataaataaataaaaacaaaaagccctgaccccactccccccatccctgatgtcccTAGACTCCCCtcggcctggctccttccttctgctgacccctgctagggaagaagctgggatgggcgcccacaccatccacggtcctcaggatcatcccgggactgcaggtaaaactgggataactgaggtctcacctatcctggaaaaatggaggcATCAGTCCTGCCTGtccccgggatccctgtgtgtcatttggatgcgcagggatgatccaggggaaaatcaaaggtgtagaaaggggcggAGCCTCCTCTGGGGTGCCTCCTCAAAAATGACCCAAGATTTCAGTTTGCTGGAATCTGAGCAACAAGTCATAGCCTGCACCTCATCCAGAATGGAACGCTAGACTAGCTCCTCTTCCCAAACTCTTGTGTCCCAGTAAAGTGAATCCCATGTTAAAAGAAGTAAACGTTGTCCCGCAGCGTTCCACGTGGTGCATAAAGAAGGGCTACTGCACAGAACATTTTCTCCTTCACATTTGCCACTTGTAAGCACAAGCAGGGGCACCTGCAGGTGAGTGCATCTACTTACGAGGAGACACCCCAGAGGAGGCTGTATTGAATAGAGTCGGTTCCATTCAATAAATAACCAGAACCAGAATTTCCTAGTCCGTCTGTCTGCCTCCGATAAAGTTGCAAGAGGAAAATGATTTCGGGCGGCGGGAATTTAACACAATCGAGGTTtatcaaaaaagaaaaaccagaaagcATCCTTTTGGAGAGACTAGGAAGAATAATCAGCAGGAAGCTAGCACAAGCTTAACTCAACTGTCCATCTTTAAGAAGAAAAGCTTATTATCTTCCTGGTAAAATAGGTATAGCAACAGTTTTCATCTTCCATCCAGCAATGGGGTTACCTAAGCCTCGTGAgatctgcctctttctctctccctcaccaaGACAAAGGTAGATACCAGGAAATCCAGAAGAAGGGACTGAGACATCTCCTACGTCCATTGCAGAAGAGCCAAACCCTGCCAGAGTTCCAGAGTGAAAGAAAAGTGGACCgtaggtgtaaaaaaaaaagtgcatttccttAACTTCCTTACTTGTATGTTTGTACAATGATGTACACAGACCTTAGGGGAGAAGTAGATGTGACATTAATtgcgtattttttttaaaaaaaatccatttcagcaCATTAAATATAAACATGCagaagtggatttttttaaaaaaaaatgtaaagagaGCCTAATCATTTTTTAGATCACAACAGGCATGGAAGTGCAATTTAACCTTTTTCCTCCCCAGCTACAAGGCACAGGAAATCCCTCCTCTGACAGTGCAATTCCCATTGGGGGGGTGTCTCATTGGCACCAGTGGGAGGATACTCGACCAtatggtgggggaaggaaatacCAGCTTCAGAAGAAGGGTTTTTCTCAGGAGCACAGCAGAGGAAGAAAAGGTTCAATTTCCCCTATATGCTACTGCAATGCCAGTACCTATCACACCCTCCCAAGGTGATGCtatctgcatcatcatcatcatcatcatcattattattattattattattattattattatttgcaagttAAACTCAAGGATGCTGTGTCACTACTTTTGGCTCAAACAATGTGTTATGTGGTGTTCCCTGCACcacatctattttttaaaaaaatccaaaacagccCAGAGCCAGATACATCTAAACATAATAGCGGACTGCTTCACTCTTTTTACCGGCTTATTTTCCAGCtcaaaatcccacccacccagactGCTTTTCCACTCCCTATAGGTTCCCCCATCTCTTTGCGGGCTTTGAAAAAGCAACCAGATTGGGGGGAGGCAGAGTTAAGCAGCCTTCTTTCTCCGCCCTTCTTCtgttcagctagggtgaccatatggaaaggaggacagggctcctggatctttaacagttgcaaagaaaagggaattccagcagatgtcatttgtatgcctgcaacacctggtgaaattccctcttcatcccaacagttaaagctgcaggagctatactagagtgaccagatacaaaagagggcagggctcctgctgccttaactgttgtgatgaagagggaatttcaccaggttccccatataatgacacctgctgaaattccattttctatgcaactgttaaagatacaggagccctgacctcctttccatgtggtgaCCCTCGTCCAGCTGCGCCCTGATCTAGGTTGCATTGGCTTAAAACACACACGTTTAACATGTATTTGAGCCTTAGCGGCTTCTACCTCAGTCTCCAGGTCAATTGAGTGCATTATTTCAGTTTTCTATTCCTCCTCTGCCTGCTGGATCAATAGCCAACCAACGCTGCCGCTAAATGTAATCATCCAGAAAGAGCTaggcaaagactttttaaaaaaagtttctgctCCCATCTCTCTTTACAGGATTAGGGAAATGtgggcatgcatgcacacacacacacacacaggttccaATCTGTAGGGCCAATGAACTTTGCAACCCGCAAAGCTTTCGCATGAGCAGAAACGGAAGCTGGAAGAAGCTGAAAACTTTTCAGAGTCCATTAAAAGGCCGAAAAGTAGAATGGGCAGTAATAAATGTGGTGGGAAAGGAGAAAGGCAGAACACACGCTTTGCATGCCAAAAGGCCCCAGTATCAATCTCCCACATCTCCAGTTATTGGGGCTGgaaaatattcctgcctgaaaccctggaaagccactgccagtcagtgtcgacaatactagcctagatggaccaatggtctgttccagtctcaggcagcttcctatgttcttacagATCTGCACATACCAGCTCAGCCCAGCTTACCCTCACCTGAGCACCTATGATGCATAAGAATTGCCTCCAGGTGACCAGATAGGAAAGCTTTACAAAAGCTACTGGTAGttggtgttttgctttgtttgtttacgACCATGACTTAGGGGTGTGTGGTCATGGGAGAAGGGGGGGCATTAAAAATGGTTGCCCAAGTAACTCTTGTGAATGTATTTGCAAGGCTAGGTCAGCATTGTAAGCAGGATAACCAACTCTTTGCAATCCCAGTTCCTTTCCTGGGCTGATGCATATACTATGAAGTCTTGATCAATTTAGGAGAGATGGGTTAAGGTAGAATCAAGTGAGCGTTAGCCACAGAGGACAGCCGGCGGGCACTCGTCAGAGGGCAGTCTGAAGACATAAGTAGTAGTTGTGGTTGTGATAATAATGGCCAGCATGCAGCCATGTGCAAAAGAACTCAGGACAGTGGACATGGTTCTCCATTCCCTGTTCCTTTAATCTCACTACAaacctgtgaaataggtttcattgagcaaaagagccagtgtggtgtaatggctagagtgttggactgggagtcaggagatccgggttctagtccccccactcagccatggaaacccacagggtgactttgggccagtcacagactctcaggccaaactacatcacagggttgttgttgttaggataaaatggacaaccatctgtcagggatgctttagggtggattcctgcattgagctgggtgttggactcgatggcctcattggccccttccaactctactattctatgattctatggagaggaggcttatgtacgctgccttggattccttagaggaatcaaggcaggatataaatgtaacaataaataaataaataaataaataaatgtgactgtaTCCAACTAATCATCTGTCAGTCTAGTGATGTACGCTCCAATAAACaaaacctgtgaagtaggttcCATTGAGCAAAAGTGACTGGGCCAACGTGGATCCAACTCATCAATGGTCAACTGATCATCTGCCAGGCCAGTGAAGTAGGTTCCACTGGAGTAAGTTCAATTGAACAGAAGCCACTGGCTTAAGGTGGATCCAATTTGTCAACTGTTAGAcgagtcttccccaacctagtgtcctccagctgtgttggactacaacacccatcattcccagccaccatggtgttgcagtccaacacatctggacagtgccaggttggagaagactataAGGCATTCCTGAGGGGGTCAATGAGCCTCTGGAGCCTTCTTCCTGCTCTGCTCCTATCATATAAGACAGACAGACTCAACTGGTACACAAcagtttcaataataataataataatctgtcacTTGCAGTTCACTGTCACGGCGTCAGAGGACTTGTTCAATAGTTACTGAACACACCACTGGCTACTATGCAAAGTACTGAGGAGGAAGGTCTTTGCTCAAGCAATTTCCCCCTCCAATCTTACAGATGTCCAGAtatttcagacttcaactcccagcattcatgatcattggccatgttcgCAGGACCTTCTGGGAGTTAGAGTCCCAAACACCCAGAGATCAACCTTGGGCCCACCTGTGCCATAGACAACCAGGGAGTTAACTGTGCTGGATTGGAGGGGTCCTCATATATTTTAATGCCTCCAGTTCCAGACAGCTTGCATCATCCTGATCCTCAACTTCCTCAGCTTTTGTTTGCTGGCCAATTTATTTATGTAGGGTCCTATAACTTTAGcagatcaacacacacacacacacacacaagataggGGCTGATAACCTACATGTCAACAATGGAAAAGCTAAATGACAGaacaggaaggaaaagagaatCAGGAAAGATGAAAGGTATCAAGTCACAAACGTCGCCAAATGCAGTCACACGTACTGCGATATTGTTTCCATTAAGGATGGTTAAAGACCTGCCTGATCGGAAGTCAAACAACGTTCCAGCTTGCCCACTATTGTCAGGGAGTCCAGGAAAGAGAAGGAGGCAGTGAAAGACCCCTTTAAATGCCCTCTTGGTCCAGCAGGACTACCTGCCCACTGCACAGGGCTATCTGCTATCAACTGCGCCGTGTTAGATTTCAATATTGCGTATTGTGATGTTTTTAGTCCTCTATCTTCACGTTGCTTCTAAAGCCGGATTGGCAGGTatcctgaaaggcaggatataaataattgtaaagGGTCTCGAGGCGCcttaaaaacaatcaaaattttattatggcataagttttCACGGACACTGTCCACTTTCATCAGATGTACATCAGGTTGTTAATCTTAAAAACGCCACAAGCTCCTTTGTTAGTGTTTCTGCAAGAGTTCTGGAAATAAACTCTAGCCCTCCCAGAAAGATATCTTCCTAAGCTCTGCTACCCGAAGACTTTTTACTGGAGATGGGGTAGATTGGAACTGAAACttagtaagtaaaaaaaaaaaaacggggggggggggattccattgTAATTTGTACATGCACTGGGAAGACAAAACTGGTCACTGCTTTCCCACAAAGTACCCTCCATCTCACCCTCCCACTTGCCTGGGCACAGGGTTCAAGCAGTGAAATAAATGCCTGTGCAATCAATGCACATTTTCTACAAAGAAGCGATCTTGCATGCAGCAGCGCCCTGAAGTGTGATGGGAAAGCGCTCTGCACATACTCAGAGGTGATCTGTTATGATTACCTCACAAGTTCTGGATCCGAATCGTAGCAATCAAAAGAATATGGGGAGGCGACGGTGGGGCTGCCCCCGTCCAAGGGAAATCTTGTTTTCGGATCAATAGGGGAGGGGTGTAAATGACCCTGCCGTGAGGTTAGTGTTGGCAGGCTGTCTCAAGTggcagatttggggggtggggagggtaccCTGATGAcaaagcaggaagcagaggaaTCTCATCCATGATGCGGAACaagccaccggggggggggggagttctcccccataagacccactgaaattaatgggggcTGCTCTGGAGAGATGTTCTGTTATTGCAAGAGGGCTTCTATGGGAGAACATCAGGGCAGATTGAGCCCCATGGGACTTAGTGGAGGAGGGAAGGCCCCTTTGGGTTTTCAACTTCAGGCCTATTAAGAGTTTGGACCTGCTCTGCAAAGGAGTAGAACTTCCagtctccttgggttccttgcaaggggtgggggggaggcagaatataaatgtgatgatgatgatgatggttaaaAAGCCCCCAAGGACCCCGTTTCAATTCACAGCTGTTCACCCACTCCCCAACCTGCTCTTCATCCCCATTTGGCAGGTGGGTGccctcagtggaagctggtggctccgatttcggtggggctgtgaacgcACTCAATTTGCGCCAGCCAGAGCtgtaaaggagctttccaaggtgctgaaccctaaccccaaactaggttcagcacctcgaATAGGTCCTTCGGAGGTCCAGCCGGGACTGACTGAACCCCAgcgtggattcgcagccccaccgaaatcggagccacccgcctccactgtgCGGCGCCTTACCTTGAGCCCCCGGATCTCGCCCAGGTGAAGCTGCAGGCGTCGGTTGACCTCGCGGATGAGGTTGCTGTGGTCCAGCATAGCGCTCATCTTCTCGGCCTCGGCCTTGCGCAAGCTCCGGATGAGCTCCTCCTTACTCCACTGGAGCAGCTCCTCGTCCGACACCTTGGAGAGGTCTTCGGCCGGCCCCGGCCCGCCACCTTCCGATCCCGCCGCGGCTCCAgccccggccgccgccgccgccgccgccaccttaGACATGCTGGCGACCGAAGCTGCCTCTGAACTCCGGGGAAAAGGCCAGCGCAGCCGAGCGGAGTCCTGGAGTGGGCAGTTCAACGCCGGgctcccccccggggggggggaagaggcgagCTGGacgggggggggtgtctttgggCAACCTCTATGTGTGTCCCCGCCTCCACCCCAAATCCTCGAAAAGACCCCTTCCTCTCAGCCGCTACGATCTCTCCTTCTCTCCAGCGGGCGCCGAAGCGAAGCACCCCAAGAAATCGGAGCGACTTCGGAATCCAGCCAATCTTCGCAGTAAAGAGCGAACTTCTCCCTCTGCTTTTGGGTCACGGACTTTTCTCTTCGCCGCTGCTCCTTGCTCAGAAGGAAGGAGAGGCTCCCCGGGTGGAGTTTTATTTGTCgcagggggagaaagggggggactTTCCCAACCCCCGATCGAAGACTTTGAGAGtgagtttgggggcggggggggcgaaaGGGGGCACAAGGGTATCGGAGTACAGCTTGGCCGCCGTTTATTGATTCCTCGAAGTTCAACTAGAACCCCCCCCCTTCAAAGGATCGTGCAATTCCACCAACCAACTTGTCTTTGTTTGAACGCTGTCACGCGTG
This sequence is a window from Elgaria multicarinata webbii isolate HBS135686 ecotype San Diego chromosome 4, rElgMul1.1.pri, whole genome shotgun sequence. Protein-coding genes within it:
- the CCDC85A gene encoding coiled-coil domain-containing protein 85A is translated as MSKVAAAAAAAGAGAAAGSEGGGPGPAEDLSKVSDEELLQWSKEELIRSLRKAEAEKMSAMLDHSNLIREVNRRLQLHLGEIRGLKDINQKLQEDNQELRDLCCFLDDDRQKGKKVSREWQRLGRYSAGVMHKEVALYLQKLKELEVRQEEVVKENLELKELCVLLDEDKGGVAGCRNSIDSQASLCQLNAASTFMRDVGDGSSTSSTGSTDSPDHHKHHPSSSPEHLQKTRSEGSPEHQKHRSASPEHLHKPRASSSPDHQKHLKGPSPEHHKSLGKGAPDQQKHSCSSPETLPKHMLSGSPEHFQKHRPGSSPEPQKHSSGGGGGGSPELLQKHTLSGSTEHLPKVRGTSPEHLKQHYGGSPEHLKHLGGGSREGTLRRQVADELSPHHRGLYNGMNESTLSYVRQLEARVRQLEEENRMLPQVVWRKLGDAAGSCPGIRQHLSGNQYKGPM